One genomic region from Prunus persica cultivar Lovell chromosome G3, Prunus_persica_NCBIv2, whole genome shotgun sequence encodes:
- the LOC18783126 gene encoding uncharacterized protein LOC18783126 isoform X1, which yields MGQVGLEWWSLRRRAAMVVIGFLLAASVVASAQETLEQDASSYSGSDKFQPYYFDRVLNFLWQPGRLGYEHVWPELKFDWIIVVGTVIGFIGASFGTVGGVGGGGIFVPMLTLIIGFDEKSSTAISKCMITGGAAASVFYNLRLRHPTLDLPIIDYDLALLLQPMLMLGISIGVSFNVIFADWMITVLLIIFFLGTSTKAFLKGVEAWKRETVMKQEFARLMQSDGNSSDEVEYRPLASGPNNVILLGTKESKRTEVSIIENVYWKELLLLVAVWVIILALQIAKNYTTTCSAEYWVLNLLQIPVAFGVSTYEAVNLYKGRRVIASKEESGTDWKVHQLVLYCACGILAGIVGGLLGLGGGFILGPLFLELGIPPQVSSATATFAMTFSSSMSVVEYYLLKRFPVPYAVYFAVMSSLSALVGQHVVRKVISVLGRASIIIFILASTIFVSAISLGGVGIADMIGKIEHKEYMGFENICN from the exons ATGGGTCAAGTTGGATTAGAATGGTGGAGTCTTAGGAGGAGGGCTGCAATGGTTGTGATTGGTTTTCTTCTAGCAGCTTCAGTAGTTGCTTCAGCACAAGAAACTTTAGAACAAGATGCTTCAAGTTACAGTGGGAGTGATAAGTTTCAACCCTATTATTTCGACAGAGTGTTGAACTTTCTTTGGCAGCCGGGTCGATTGGGTTATGAGCATGTTTGGCCT GAACTGAAATTCGACTGGATAATTGTTGTCGGTACAGTAATTGGATTCATCGGTGCTTCTTTTGGGACTGTTGGTGGAGTTGGTGGAGGTGGCATTTTTGTTCCAATGCTCACTTTGATTATAGGATTTGATGAGAAATCTTCAACGGCAATATCGAAGT GTATGATCACTGGTGGAGCAGCTGCAAGTGTTTTCTACAATTTGAGGCTAAGGCATCCGACACTTGATCTGCCGATCATCGACTATGACCTGGCACTTCTTTTGCAACCAATGCTTATGCTTGGGATCAGTATTGGAGTTTCTTTCAATGTTATCTTTGCTGACTGGATGATCACAGTGttgctaattatttttttcttag GCACATCAACGAAGGCGTTCTTGAAGGGTGTTGAGGCATGGAAAAGAGAAACTGTAATGAAACAG gAGTTTGCCAGACTAATGCAGTCAGATG GTAATTCTAGTGACGAAGTTGAATACAGACCTCTAGCTAGTGGCCCAAACAATGTCATTCTATTAGGCACCAAGGAATCTAAAAGAACAGAG GTTTCTATTATTGAGAATGTTTACTGGAAGGAATTACTACTTCTTGTTGCTGTCTGGGTCATAATACTTGCGTTGCAGATTGCCAAG AATTACACCACAACTTGTTCAGCAGAATACTGGGTATTAAATCTCTTGCAG atccCCGTGGCTTTCGGAGTATCTACGTATGAGGCAGTTAACCTGTACAAGGGGCGCAGAGTAATTGCATCCAAGGAAGAATCAGGCACAGATTGGAAAGTGCACCAGCTTGTTCTGTATTGTGCCTGTGGCATCTTAGCTGGTATAGTTGGCGGATTGCTTGGTCTTGGTGGAGGGTTCATTCTGGGACCACTTTTTCTTGAGCTGGGAATCCCACCTCAG GTATCTAGTGCAACTGCCACATTTGCAATGACGTTCTCTTCATCCATGTCCGTTGTTGAGTACTACCTCCTCAAACGTTTTCCGGTCCCTTATG CTGTCTACTTTGCTGTTATGTCCAGCCTGTCTGCCCTTGTAGGCCAACATGTGGTGAGAAAGGTGATCAGTGTATTAGGCAGAGCATCTATAATTATCTTCATTCTGGCCTCCACAATCTTTGTGAGTGCAATATCACTAG GTGGGGTTGGCATAGCAGATATGATTGGAAAGATAGAGCACAAAGAATACATGGGATTTGAAAACATCTGCAATTAG
- the LOC18783126 gene encoding uncharacterized protein LOC18783126 isoform X2, with the protein MGQVGLEWWSLRRRAAMVVIGFLLAASVVASAQETLEQDASSYSGSDKFQPYYFDRVLNFLWQPGRLGYEHVWPELKFDWIIVVGTVIGFIGASFGTVGGVGGGGIFVPMLTLIIGFDEKSSTAISKCMITGGAAASVFYNLRLRHPTLDLPIIDYDLALLLQPMLMLGISIGVSFNVIFADWMITVLLIIFFLGTSTKAFLKGVEAWKRETVMKQEFARLMQSDGNSSDEVEYRPLASGPNNVILLGTKESKRTEVSIIENVYWKELLLLVAVWVIILALQIAKNYTTTCSAEYWVLNLLQVSSATATFAMTFSSSMSVVEYYLLKRFPVPYAVYFAVMSSLSALVGQHVVRKVISVLGRASIIIFILASTIFVSAISLGGVGIADMIGKIEHKEYMGFENICN; encoded by the exons ATGGGTCAAGTTGGATTAGAATGGTGGAGTCTTAGGAGGAGGGCTGCAATGGTTGTGATTGGTTTTCTTCTAGCAGCTTCAGTAGTTGCTTCAGCACAAGAAACTTTAGAACAAGATGCTTCAAGTTACAGTGGGAGTGATAAGTTTCAACCCTATTATTTCGACAGAGTGTTGAACTTTCTTTGGCAGCCGGGTCGATTGGGTTATGAGCATGTTTGGCCT GAACTGAAATTCGACTGGATAATTGTTGTCGGTACAGTAATTGGATTCATCGGTGCTTCTTTTGGGACTGTTGGTGGAGTTGGTGGAGGTGGCATTTTTGTTCCAATGCTCACTTTGATTATAGGATTTGATGAGAAATCTTCAACGGCAATATCGAAGT GTATGATCACTGGTGGAGCAGCTGCAAGTGTTTTCTACAATTTGAGGCTAAGGCATCCGACACTTGATCTGCCGATCATCGACTATGACCTGGCACTTCTTTTGCAACCAATGCTTATGCTTGGGATCAGTATTGGAGTTTCTTTCAATGTTATCTTTGCTGACTGGATGATCACAGTGttgctaattatttttttcttag GCACATCAACGAAGGCGTTCTTGAAGGGTGTTGAGGCATGGAAAAGAGAAACTGTAATGAAACAG gAGTTTGCCAGACTAATGCAGTCAGATG GTAATTCTAGTGACGAAGTTGAATACAGACCTCTAGCTAGTGGCCCAAACAATGTCATTCTATTAGGCACCAAGGAATCTAAAAGAACAGAG GTTTCTATTATTGAGAATGTTTACTGGAAGGAATTACTACTTCTTGTTGCTGTCTGGGTCATAATACTTGCGTTGCAGATTGCCAAG AATTACACCACAACTTGTTCAGCAGAATACTGGGTATTAAATCTCTTGCAG GTATCTAGTGCAACTGCCACATTTGCAATGACGTTCTCTTCATCCATGTCCGTTGTTGAGTACTACCTCCTCAAACGTTTTCCGGTCCCTTATG CTGTCTACTTTGCTGTTATGTCCAGCCTGTCTGCCCTTGTAGGCCAACATGTGGTGAGAAAGGTGATCAGTGTATTAGGCAGAGCATCTATAATTATCTTCATTCTGGCCTCCACAATCTTTGTGAGTGCAATATCACTAG GTGGGGTTGGCATAGCAGATATGATTGGAAAGATAGAGCACAAAGAATACATGGGATTTGAAAACATCTGCAATTAG
- the LOC18782755 gene encoding putative F-box protein At3g25750, with protein sequence MSSFKSNKKPCRRTPIDSFSCGGWTSLPVLVFLILDKLLEPIDHVRFAAVCKHCRSMSELYNHATQRWRNKQLPPMLLIPKQDDNYRRVVYSISEGRIYNNIRLQVPFSRRCCGSSHGWFATVDVEQRLPVVVLRNPFTKAKPIFLPPLKTIISHDDPPYHEHYVRKVILSADPTMNPENYVVVALYGRGFMLAFIKAGQNNWTYPIPTGEFDDVIFYKSKVYALETYGEIESLDVFSSDSPRLKLRTPYKPFPCCKYLHAYLVESTKGDLLHILRFYASRNNRFRWQTTHFIVYKWVYEDGGSIGHKVEVKSIGDEALFVGSNHSISVLASKFPECQPNSIYYTDDYFSNWPTLHSDEPFDMGIFNLEDGTITQHYSPHSNSRRAIWVVPPFNGL encoded by the coding sequence ATGTCCAGTTTTAAGTCTAATAAGAAGCCCTGTCGTAGGACCCCGATTGATAGCTTCAGCTGTGGGGGATGGACAAGCCTTCCAGTGCTTGTTTTTTTGATTCTGGATAAGTTATTAGAACCCATTGACCATGTTCGTTTTGCTGCTGTTTGCAAGCATTGTCGTTCTATGTCCGAACTCTATAATCATGCAACGCAACGGTGGCGCAATAAACAACTTCCCCCCATGCTCTTGATCCCAAAGCAGGACGACAACTACCGAAGGGTAGTGTACAGCATTTCTGAAGGAAGAATCTACAACAATATTCGACTGCAAGTGCCTTTTAGCAGGAGGTGTTGTGGCTCTAGCCATGGTTGGTTTGCCACAGTAGATGTTGAGCAAAGACTTCCCGTGGTAGTTCTCAGGAACCCTTTCACAAAAGCAAAGCCCATCTTTCTCCCTCCCTTGAAAACCATTATCTCACACGATGACCCCCCTTACCATGAGCATTACGTTCGTAAGGTTATCTTGTCTGCTGATCCCACTATGAATCCAGAGAATTATGTGGTTGTAGCACTTTACGGTCGCGGTTTCATGTTGGCTTTCATCAAGGCAGGGCAAAACAATTGGACTTACCCCATCCCAACTGGTGAATTTGATGATGTTATATTCTATAAAAGCAAAGTGTACGCACTTGAAACCTATGGAGAGATTGAGTCATTGGATGTTTTTAGCAGTGACTCGCCACGGCTAAAGCTACGCACACCTTATAAACCATTCCCATGTTGTAAATATTTGCATGCATATCTTGTGGAATCAACTAAGGGAGACTTGTTGCATATCCTAAGATTTTATGCGTCAAGAAACAATCGTTTCAGGTGGCAGACTACACACTTCATCGTTTACAAGTGGGTGTATGAAGATGGAGGATCTATTGGGCACAAGGTTGAGGTGAAAAGCATTGGAGATGAGGCTCTGTTCGTGGGTAGCAATCACTCAatctctgttttagcttcaaAGTTTCCTGAATGTCAGCCAAATTCCATATATTACACCGACGATTACTTTTCAAATTGGCCAACATTACATAGTGATGAACCATTTGATATGGGTATCTTCAACTTGGAGGACGGAACCATCACACAACATTACTCTCCACACTCCAATTCTCGAAGAGCGATTTGGGTTGTGCCACCGTTTAATGGATTATGA
- the LOC18783508 gene encoding uncharacterized protein LOC18783508: MEATKEQGAGLLHHILPPRLEDAGLEDCALPADSIKEAFLKAATAVKSRSTSIFTADEDEEAFEDCISDPWPDLKVPADEVIGAGPETRSPAPCGGDKGRSVEVGGDEVVVGGEEVKGDKVIVGGEDVREGGDRACVDGLAGLEIGGKKNSKVRNGDGEGPILVGGYV, from the coding sequence ATGGAGGCCACCAAGGAACAAGGAGCTGGCTTACTGCACCACATCCTCCCTCCGCGCCTCGAAGACGCTGGCCTCGAAGACTGCGCGCTCCCAGCGGACTCCATCAAAGAAGCCTTCCTCAAAGCCGCAACGGCCGTTAAGTCACGATCCACCTCGATCTTCACCGCCGACGAAGACGAAGAAGCTTTTGAGGATTGTATCAGTGACCCATGGCCTGACCTAAAGGTTCCCGCTGACGAGGTGATCGGAGCTGGGCCTGAGACGCGGTCGCCGGCACCGTGTGGCGGCGATAAGGGTCGGTCGGTGGAGGTCGGTGGAGATGAAGTGGTGGTGGGTGGTGAGGAGGTGAAAGGGGATAAGGTGATTGTGGGAGGTGAAGATGTGAGAGAGGGTGGTGATAGGGCTTGTGTGGATGGGTTGGCTGGGTTGGAAATTGGAGGGAAGAAGAACAGTAAGGTGAGGAATGGTGATGGTGAAGGACCAATTTTGGTTGGAGGTTATGTTTGA
- the LOC18783814 gene encoding ras-related protein Rab7 isoform X1, translating to MASRRRMLLKVIILGDSGVGKTSLMNQYVNRKFSNQYKATIGADFLTKEVQFEDRLFTLQIWDTAGQERFQSLGVAFYRGADCCVLVYDVNVMKSFENLNNWREEFLIQASPSDPENFPFVVLGNKIDVDGGNSRVVSEKKAKAWCASKGNIPYFETSAKEGFNVDDAFQCIAKNALKNEPEEEIYLPDTIDVAGGGRQQRSTGCEC from the exons ATGGCTTCTCGTAGGCGCATGCTTCTGAAGGTCATTATCCTCGGCGACAGCGG GGTGGGGAAGACATCGCTGATGAATCA GTATGTGAATCGTAAGTTTAGTAATCAATACAAGGCCACAATTGGAGCCGATTTTCTGACCAAGGAAGTTCAGTTTGAAGATAGGTTGTTCACGTTGCAG ATTTGGGATACAGCTGGCCAAGAGAGGTTTCAAAGTCTTGGTGTGGCTTTCTATCGTGGTGCAGATTGCTGTGTTCTTGTGTATGATGTGAATGTCATGAAATCATTTGAAAATCTTAACAACTGGAGGGAAGAATTTCTGATTCAG GCCAGTCCATCAGACCCTGAAAACTTTCCATTTGTCGTGTTGGGGAACAAGATTGATGTTGATGGTGGAAATAGTCGAGTG GTTtctgaaaagaaagcaaaggcTTGGTGTGCTTCCAAGGGAAACATACCATACTTTGAGACCTCTGCAAAAGAGGGCTTTAATGTGGATGATGCCTTCCAGTGTATAGCCAAAAATGCACTGAAGAATGAACCTGAAGAAGAGAT ATACCTTCCTGACACAATTGATGTTGCTGGTGGAGGGAGGCAGCAAAGATCTACTGGCTGTGAATGTTGA
- the LOC18783814 gene encoding ras-related protein Rab7 isoform X2, whose protein sequence is MVGKTSLMNQYVNRKFSNQYKATIGADFLTKEVQFEDRLFTLQIWDTAGQERFQSLGVAFYRGADCCVLVYDVNVMKSFENLNNWREEFLIQASPSDPENFPFVVLGNKIDVDGGNSRVVSEKKAKAWCASKGNIPYFETSAKEGFNVDDAFQCIAKNALKNEPEEEIYLPDTIDVAGGGRQQRSTGCEC, encoded by the exons AT GGTGGGGAAGACATCGCTGATGAATCA GTATGTGAATCGTAAGTTTAGTAATCAATACAAGGCCACAATTGGAGCCGATTTTCTGACCAAGGAAGTTCAGTTTGAAGATAGGTTGTTCACGTTGCAG ATTTGGGATACAGCTGGCCAAGAGAGGTTTCAAAGTCTTGGTGTGGCTTTCTATCGTGGTGCAGATTGCTGTGTTCTTGTGTATGATGTGAATGTCATGAAATCATTTGAAAATCTTAACAACTGGAGGGAAGAATTTCTGATTCAG GCCAGTCCATCAGACCCTGAAAACTTTCCATTTGTCGTGTTGGGGAACAAGATTGATGTTGATGGTGGAAATAGTCGAGTG GTTtctgaaaagaaagcaaaggcTTGGTGTGCTTCCAAGGGAAACATACCATACTTTGAGACCTCTGCAAAAGAGGGCTTTAATGTGGATGATGCCTTCCAGTGTATAGCCAAAAATGCACTGAAGAATGAACCTGAAGAAGAGAT ATACCTTCCTGACACAATTGATGTTGCTGGTGGAGGGAGGCAGCAAAGATCTACTGGCTGTGAATGTTGA